The genomic segment AGACACGTTGACTGTTCAGGTGAGAGAAGCGGCGGACGAGTGTCCTGTCGAAGCAATCATAATAGAAGGGTAAGAGCCTATGATACACTATAAAGAATTGGGGTTGGTAAACACCCGGGAACTTTTTAAAAAAGCGATGCAAGGCGGTTATGCCATACCTGCATTTAATTTTAACAATTTGGAGCAATTACAAGCTATCATTGCCGCCTCTGTTGAAACAAAATCACCGGTCATTTTACAGGTCTCAAAAGGCGCCCGCCAGTATGCAAACCAGATTCTCTTGCAATACATGGCGCAAGGGGCTGTGGAAGTTGCAACACAAATGGGATGCGCCATTCCTATCGTCCTGCATCTCGACCATGGTGATTCGTTTGATTTAGTGAAATCCTGTATTGATACCGGCTTTTCCTCGGTAATGATTGACGGTTCGCATTTGCCGTATGAAGAAAATATAAAGCTTACCCGATGGGTTGTTGATTTTTCCCACCGGTACGATGTGAGCGTCGAAGGCGAGTTGGGCGTTCTTGCAGGGGTTGAAGATGAAGTTTCATCTCTCCATAGCCATTACACCAAGCCCGAAGAAGTAGAAGATTTTGTCAAACGCACCGGTGTTGATTCATTGGCAATCTCAATTGGTACATCCCTTGGAGCGTATAAATTCAAGGTTAAACCCGGTGAATCCCCCCCCCCGCTAAGGTTTGATATCCTGGATGAAGTGGAAAGACGGATATCCGGGTTCCCGATAGTTTTGCACGGCGCATCTTCCATACCGCAGAAAATTGTGGATGAAATTAACAAATACGGTGGGAAGCTTGAAGATACTGCAGGTGTTTCTGAAGATCAGCTCCGCAGGGCGGCAAAGTCGGCGGTTTGCAAAATAAATATCGACTCTGATGGAAGATTGGCGGTAACAGGGGCGATAAGAAAAGTCTTCTATGAAAAACCTGATGAGTTCGATCCGAGAAAATATTTAGGTCCGGCCCGTGATGCATTGATAGAACTCTACAAGCACAAAATCATCAATGTTTTAGGAAGTAACGGCAAGGCCTGAATATAAAAGTAAACATCTTCCCGGACAGGCAGTAATGTGCTCCCTCAATCGTTAAATGCCTGTACCGTCGCAGGGAAGCCCAGCTCCATGAGCAGGGACTTTCACAATACGTAAATGGAGATCAGGGATGATAAAAATTCAGGCGGACAAGCTTCTGCCGGGAATGCGGCTTGCCAAACCGGTAATGAACAAAACCGGCATGGTACTTCTCGGTGAGGGCATTGAACTCACTGAGACTTGGATCAGAAGAATCCAGGACATGGAGTTGGGTGGAGCAGTATGCGTCGAAGGGAAAATTGAAATGGAAGTTCCTCTGGATGAGATGATCGCTGCTTTGGAAAAACGCTTCCGCACTTCTCATGGAAACCTAAAGATGGAAATGATAAAAAGAGCGACGGAAAGGCACATCAGAAAACTATATGAATAAGGTCATAGAATCGAAAATCCTGCGCCACCGAGTTGAAAATATTGGTCGTCTTCCCACGGTGCCTGAGACGCTCAGAAAGCTTTCAGTCATCATGGAGAAACCAAATGTTTCCTTGACCGAAATCTCAAATTTCGTGCAGTCGGACCCTGCTCTTACTTTCCGAGTCCTTAAGATGGTGAACTCTGCCATATATGGTTTTCCAGGACGAATCTCATCAGTATCCCATGCGATCATGCTTCTTGGCCTCAATGTCGTTAAGGGACTTCTTCTCGGCATTTCGGTCTTCGAACTTATGCAGAAGGCGATGACCGGTCTCTATGAACATTCAATGGGATGCGCCGCCGCCGCAAAGATCATTGCCCAGAAAAAGGGGCTGAGGGAACCCGAAGAGGTGTATGTTGCGGGTCTTCTCCACGACATCGGAAAAGTGGTCATGGCCCTCGAGTTCAGCACGGCATACGAGGTTGCCCTCGCCTGCGCCGTGGCCGAAGATATCTCAATTGCAGAGGCAGAAAAACGATGTTTTGCAGATAACCATACTGCACTCGGCGGTGTTATTTCCGAGAAGTGGCGTTTTCCAAAAAAACTGACCGAAGCGATCCTCTACCACCACATGCCGCAAGGTGCTAAATTCGCACCTGTAGAAACAGCAATTGTCCACCTTGCGGACATTCTTATAAAGGCAAGAGGGCTCGGCTTTTCAGGAGACCATATAGTACCCATAGTCAATGAAACGGCCTTTGACAGCCTCCAGCTTACGGAACAGGATATCCTCGATGTGTTGCAGGAACTGGAGGGGTCATTTGAAGCAACGGAGGAGATTCTGCTTTAACCATGGAAGCGGTAACGATTATCGGCAGAGACGCGGGGTTTTGCAAGTTGGCGAGCCGGATACTCAAGGATCGCTACCGCACAGCAGCGTTCAGCAATATCCAATCTGCGCTCGATTACATTTATAACGACATACCCGACCTCGTAGTTATTGAGATTGACCGCGGTGATGAAAAAACCATCTCCTTCCTCAACCTCCTCAAGGAAGACCCCATTTTCAGCTGCCTGCCCGTCCTCGCTGTTTTTGATGGTGATATAGACGCAACGGAATGGGAGAATATTCTCTTCGAGGATTATCTCCGGAAAGCAGACGTGAAAAACGATATTCTCTCAAGGGTTGCGTTTGGTATCATGCGCCTTGACAGAGTCGTAGAAATCAATCCGCTCACGCGGCTGCCGGGAAATCTCTCCATAGCTCGTCAGATCCAGCGAAGGCTCGACAAAAACGAGATTTTTGCCCTCGCCTATGCCGACCTCGATAATTTCAAGCCCTTTAACGACCGCTACGGATTCGGCCGCGGGGACGAGCTCATCCGTGTGACGGGGCGGATCATCTTCAGTATCGTGAAGGCCACACAGCCTAAGAGATGTTTCGTTGGACACATCGGGGGTGATGATTTCGTTATCATTATGAAATATGATTTGATCGAAGGCGCGGCACGGATCATCATTGAACAGTTCGACAGGGTAATAGCGGGGTTTTACGACCCGGAGGATTGGGATGCCGGTTACATTCCGGCCACAGACCGGCATGGCAACAGGACTAATTTTCCGATTACGAGTATCTCCATAGGAATATCAGATACGGAGAAAAGGACATTTAAGCATCATGGTGAACTGATGGAAGCCGCTTCGGAGATGAAGAGTTATGCAAAGCAGTTCACCGGAAGCTGTCTCAAGATGGATCAGCGGGAGAAAAATGCGGATCGGAAGTGATCCTGGGATGGTGAGTTTATGCCTGGAGTTTTTGAAATTTGTGTAGAGACCCACTTTTCCGCCGCCCATTCACTGATTGGTTATCAGGGTAATTGCGCCCAGATACACGGGCATAACTGGATAGTTGAAGTTTTTGTAAGGTGCCGGGAATTAAACGATATCGGAATCGGCATTGATTTTAGAGACGTCAGGCAGGCTATCAAAGATCTTATCAAGGATCTTGACCATTCCTATCTGAATGAATATCCCGAATTCAAAAACACAAATCCCTCATCTGAAAACATTGCCAAATTTTTATACAGAGAGTTGGGGGGTAAAATTAATTCGGACAATGTGAAGATTTCGAAGGTAAAGGTGTCTGAGACACGGGGTGCGGGAGCTTATTACTGGGAGGAATAATTGTTAAGAGTAAACGAGCTTTTCTACAGCATCCAGGGAGAATCTTCCCATGCCGGACGGCCCTGTGTATTTGTAAGATTGACCGGATGCAACCTCCGGTGCTCATACTGTGACACCCGTTATGCGTACGACGAGGGGCAAAACCTTGAAATAGACGAGATTATCGACAGGGTAACATCGTACCGATGCCGATTAATCGAAATTACGGGTGGAGAACCCCTCATCCAGAAAGAAACTCCGGAATTGATCCATCAATTGCTTGAAAGAGGCTTTGAGGTTCTCCTGGAAACCAATGGCAGCCTCGATATCAGCAACATTGATGACCGTTGCGTGAAAATAGTGGATATCAAGTGCCCCTCAAGCGGTGAGACAAAAAATAACGACCTCAAAAATCTCAAAAGACTCTCAGATAAAGACGAAATCAAATTTGTCATCGGAAGCGAGGAAGACTATGTGTATGCGAAAAAGATCATGTCTTTGATTGGGAAACGCAATCTGAAAATCAAGCCACCCATCTTCTCTCCGGTTCATAAACAAATGGAACCGAAACTCTTGGCAGAATGGATATTGGCGGATCATATCGATGTGAGAATGCAGATTCAGCTCCATAAAATTATCTGGGGATCTGAAATGAGAGGGGTATAAAGGAAGGCAACTTCATGAGTCATCATAAAAAGGCGATCGTGCTTTCAAGCGGCGGGATCGATTCCACGACCGTGATGGCCATCGCAAAATCGGAAGGTTACGAAATCTTCAGTCTGAGTTTCCGTTACGGCCAGCGCCATTTCGTGGAGATGGATGCGGCACAAAGGGTTGCCCTGTACCTCGGCGCCATAAAGCATCTGATCATCGATATTGACTTAAGAACAATAGGAGGATCGGCACTGACCGATGATAGAGAAGTACCGAAAAGCCGCAATGAAAGCGAAATGCAGCAAAGCATACCCATAACCTATGTTCCGGCTCGAAATACCATCTTCCTTTCGTATGCATTGGCATGG from the Deltaproteobacteria bacterium genome contains:
- a CDS encoding GGDEF domain-containing protein; the protein is MEAVTIIGRDAGFCKLASRILKDRYRTAAFSNIQSALDYIYNDIPDLVVIEIDRGDEKTISFLNLLKEDPIFSCLPVLAVFDGDIDATEWENILFEDYLRKADVKNDILSRVAFGIMRLDRVVEINPLTRLPGNLSIARQIQRRLDKNEIFALAYADLDNFKPFNDRYGFGRGDELIRVTGRIIFSIVKATQPKRCFVGHIGGDDFVIIMKYDLIEGAARIIIEQFDRVIAGFYDPEDWDAGYIPATDRHGNRTNFPITSISIGISDTEKRTFKHHGELMEAASEMKSYAKQFTGSCLKMDQREKNADRK
- a CDS encoding radical SAM protein, translating into MLRVNELFYSIQGESSHAGRPCVFVRLTGCNLRCSYCDTRYAYDEGQNLEIDEIIDRVTSYRCRLIEITGGEPLIQKETPELIHQLLERGFEVLLETNGSLDISNIDDRCVKIVDIKCPSSGETKNNDLKNLKRLSDKDEIKFVIGSEEDYVYAKKIMSLIGKRNLKIKPPIFSPVHKQMEPKLLAEWILADHIDVRMQIQLHKIIWGSEMRGV
- a CDS encoding class II fructose-1,6-bisphosphate aldolase, translated to MIHYKELGLVNTRELFKKAMQGGYAIPAFNFNNLEQLQAIIAASVETKSPVILQVSKGARQYANQILLQYMAQGAVEVATQMGCAIPIVLHLDHGDSFDLVKSCIDTGFSSVMIDGSHLPYEENIKLTRWVVDFSHRYDVSVEGELGVLAGVEDEVSSLHSHYTKPEEVEDFVKRTGVDSLAISIGTSLGAYKFKVKPGESPPPLRFDILDEVERRISGFPIVLHGASSIPQKIVDEINKYGGKLEDTAGVSEDQLRRAAKSAVCKINIDSDGRLAVTGAIRKVFYEKPDEFDPRKYLGPARDALIELYKHKIINVLGSNGKA
- a CDS encoding HDOD domain-containing protein; the protein is MNKVIESKILRHRVENIGRLPTVPETLRKLSVIMEKPNVSLTEISNFVQSDPALTFRVLKMVNSAIYGFPGRISSVSHAIMLLGLNVVKGLLLGISVFELMQKAMTGLYEHSMGCAAAAKIIAQKKGLREPEEVYVAGLLHDIGKVVMALEFSTAYEVALACAVAEDISIAEAEKRCFADNHTALGGVISEKWRFPKKLTEAILYHHMPQGAKFAPVETAIVHLADILIKARGLGFSGDHIVPIVNETAFDSLQLTEQDILDVLQELEGSFEATEEILL
- the queD gene encoding 6-carboxytetrahydropterin synthase QueD, whose translation is MPGVFEICVETHFSAAHSLIGYQGNCAQIHGHNWIVEVFVRCRELNDIGIGIDFRDVRQAIKDLIKDLDHSYLNEYPEFKNTNPSSENIAKFLYRELGGKINSDNVKISKVKVSETRGAGAYYWEE